Proteins from a single region of Planctomycetia bacterium:
- a CDS encoding STAS domain-containing protein — protein MIQLAPGWELDVERGPDWLFVRVRCPDLPVDELPLLADAIWRLMTQHFCYRLVLELNEVRLLHSRLIGQLVLLHKRLANHEGGMLRVCGLSPENRAVLEMSRLERRFPNYENREQAVMGHRPAQPR, from the coding sequence ATGATTCAGCTTGCGCCCGGCTGGGAATTGGACGTCGAACGGGGACCCGATTGGCTCTTTGTCCGGGTCCGCTGCCCTGATCTGCCGGTGGACGAACTGCCCCTGTTGGCGGACGCCATCTGGCGATTGATGACGCAGCACTTCTGTTATCGCCTCGTGCTGGAATTGAACGAAGTTCGCCTCCTGCACAGCCGCCTGATCGGTCAACTTGTGCTGCTGCACAAGCGCCTGGCCAATCACGAAGGCGGCATGCTGCGGGTCTGCGGATTGTCGCCGGAGAACCGCGCCGTGTTGGAGATGAGCCGGCTCGAACGCCGCTTCCCCAACTACGAGAACCGCGAACAAGCCGTGATGGGACATCGGCCTGCGCAGCCGCGCTGA
- the tpx gene encoding thiol peroxidase, protein MSRSGAVTFKGTPLTLAGEAVQAGQAAPDFTLHYFEGGLKTLTLADLKGKPSFISVVPSLDTPVCAAQTKKFNDELNSFGDKINAVTVSLDLPFAMNRFCGAESIKNMRVASDYQDRNFGQKFGMLIEELKLLARGVFVLDKDGKVAYAEQVKEVAEHPNYEAAISALKGLL, encoded by the coding sequence ATGTCACGCTCCGGCGCCGTCACTTTCAAGGGCACCCCGCTCACCCTCGCTGGCGAGGCCGTACAGGCTGGCCAGGCTGCGCCTGATTTCACGCTGCACTACTTCGAAGGGGGACTGAAGACCCTCACGCTCGCCGACTTGAAGGGCAAGCCGAGCTTTATCAGCGTCGTGCCGTCGCTCGACACGCCGGTCTGCGCCGCGCAGACCAAGAAGTTCAATGACGAGCTGAATTCGTTCGGCGACAAGATCAACGCCGTCACGGTCAGCCTCGACCTGCCGTTCGCGATGAATCGCTTCTGCGGCGCCGAGAGCATCAAGAACATGCGCGTCGCCAGCGACTACCAGGATCGCAACTTCGGCCAGAAGTTCGGCATGCTGATCGAAGAACTCAAACTGCTGGCCCGCGGCGTGTTCGTCCTCGACAAGGACGGCAAAGTCGCCTACGCCGAGCAAGTCAAGGAAGTCGCCGAACACCCCAACTACGAAGCAGCCATCTCGGCGCTCAAGGGCCTGCTCTAA